A window of Coturnix japonica isolate 7356 chromosome 2, Coturnix japonica 2.1, whole genome shotgun sequence contains these coding sequences:
- the WDR37 gene encoding WD repeat-containing protein 37 — MPIESGSCASARQAKQKRKSHSLSIRRTNSSEQERAGLQRDMLEGQDSKLPSSVRNTLLELFGQIEREFENLYIENLELRREIDTLNERLAAEGQTIDGAELSKGQLKTKASHSTSQLSQKLKTTYKASTSKIVSSFKTTTSRAICQLVKEYVGHRDGIWDVSVAKTQPVVLGTASADHTALLWSIETGKCLVKYVGHVGSVNSIKFHPTEQVALTASGDQTAHIWRYIVQLPTPQPTADCNQASGEDEYEFSDKDEPDGDGDASSDCPTVRAPLTSLKSHQGVVIAADWLVGGKQAVTASWDRTANLYDVETSELVHSLTGHDQELTHCCTHPTQRLVVTSSRDTTFRLWDFRDPSIHSVNVFQGHTDTVTSAVFTVGDNVVSGSDDRTVKVWDLKNMRSPIATIRTDSAVNRINVCVGQRIIALPHDNRQVRLFDMSGVRLARLPRSNRQGHRRMVCCSAWSEDHPICNLFTCGFDRQAIGWNINIPALLQEK, encoded by the exons ATGCCAATAGAAAGTGGAAGTTGTGCATCTGCTCGCCAAGCAAAGCAGAAACGCAAATCGCACAGTCTTTCAATCCGAAGAACCAACAGTTCTGAGCAAGAACGGGCAGGACTGCAGAGAGACATGTTGGAAGGGCAG GATTCTAAACTACCATCTTCTGTTCGGAACACACTCCTTGAACTTTTTGGACAAATAGAGCGGGAGTTTGAGAATTTATATATTGAAAATTTGGAAT TACGTAGAGAGATTGATACACTTAATGAACGTTTAGCAGCCGAAGGACAGACAATTGATGGAGCTGAACTGAGCAAAggacaactgaaaacaaaag CTAGCCATAGTACCAGTCAACTTTCTCAGAAATTAAAGACAACTTACAAGGCATCTACTAGCAAG atTGTATCCAGTTTTAAAACTACAACATCAAGAGCAATCTGTCAACTGGTAAAGGAATACGTTGGCCACAGGGATGGCATTTGGGATGTCAGTGTTGCGAAAACTCAGCCAGTGGTTTTGGGAACCGCATCTGCTG ATCATACTGCTTTGCTGTGGAGCATAGAAACGGGGAAGTGCCTTGTCAAGTATGTAGGGCATGTTGGATCAG TAAATTCCATAAAGTTTCATCCGACTGAGCAAGTGGCTCTTACAG CATCTGGAGACCAGACAGCTCACATCTGGAGATATATAGTACAGTTGCCTACACCTCAGCCAACTGCAGACTGCAAT CAAGCATCTGGAGAAGATGAATATGAGTTCTCAGATAAAGATGAACctgatggagatggagatgctTCTAGCGATTGTCCCACTGTCAGAGCCCCATTAACTTCACTCAAAAGCCATCAAGGAGTGGTCATAGCAGCTGACTGGCTTGTTGGGGGGAAGCAAGCAGTGACGGCTTCATGGGATAGGACAGCAAACCTGTATGATGTAGAGACTTCTGAATTAGTCCATTCTCTTACAG GGCATGACCAAGAGCTGACACATTGTTGTACACATCCCACCCAGCGTCTTGTGGTGACGTCATCACGTGATACAACTTTCCGTCTGTGGGATTTCAGAGATCCTTCTATCCATTCTGTGAATGTCTTTCAGGGCCACACAGA CACTGTGACATCTGCAGTTTTCACTGTGGGAGACAATGTTGTTTCTGGTAGTGATGACCGCACCGTAAAAGTTTGGGATTTGAAAAACATGAGGTCTCCTATTGCAACCATTCGTACAGATTCTGCAGTAAATAG GATTAACGTATGTGTTGGCCAAAGAATCATCGCCCTTCCACACGACAACCGGCAGGTTCGGTTATTTGACATGTCAGGAGTGCGGTTAGCACGCCTCCCTCGCAGTAATAGACAG GGCCACAGAAGAATGgtgtgctgctcagcctggagtGAGGACCATCCGATATGTAACCTCTTCACCTGTGGATTTGATCGTCAGGCTATTGGCTGGAACATCAATATCCCTGCTTTGTTACAAGAAAAGTGA